Part of the Staphylococcus succinus genome, ATTTAAACAACTTGTAAACGATAAATCACAAGCAAAAATTCTCGTTAAGTTATAAAAGCTAATAAAAGAGCCAATCTAAATCAGAGTGGCTCTTTTATTAGCTAAAATATAGTTTTATTTAGTCAAGTGATTTTTAAATTTTTATAATTTGTTAATCTAAGCATTCTTAATGAACTTATTATTTAATAATTGTATTATTAAATACAAAACCAGGTTCAGCACCTAAAATGATAAGAAATATTTGTGAGTAGTCCACATTTTGGAATTTTAACATCATATCTTTTAAAAACACAAAATCACTATCTTTTTTAACTTTTGCTACTTCTTGTTCATATAATTTTAAAACAGATTCTCTTATTAAAATTGGTCTCTCATTTTGAATATTTTCACGGTTATCTGAAAACATAAGTGCTCCTAAATATTTATAATGGATACTTAATTGTCTTGTCAAACTAGCTATATATTCTAACTTTTCATACATACTAGGAAATTCGTTTCTTAGTTTTTTCAAATCTAACTTAATTTGGTTTAATTCTTCCATTTCATTAATCATTTTATCACTACTCCAATTCCCATGGCTTATTGATATCAAGAGAGTCAATTATATTTTTAGTTTGTGATCTTTTAATTTTTCGCATTTTAGCTCTTGCTTCGCCATCCATAAATAATAATTTTTCTTCTTTGGACTGAGGAGAGATTTTGGGTATTTTAATTGGTTTTTTCTTTTCATCCAAAGCTACAAAAGTAAGAAAAGCTACAGCAGCAATTTTTCTTTCTGCAGTAATCATATCTTCTGAAATGACTTTACAAAATATTTCCATAGATTTTTCTCCTGTATAAACTACATAAGATTCTATACAAACTGAATCAGATTGGGTGATTGGATATAAAAATTCTACTGAATCTGTAGAAGCTGTAACACATTCTTTAACTCTTGCATGTCTTCTAGCTGATAGTGTGGCGTTATTATCAATTTTTTTCATTAACACCCCCCCAAATAGTGTATTATAATTGTTTAAATCATTAATTAATACTTGGTCCGTACTGACAATTTTACTATCACTAGGAACTTTATAATTTTCCATAAAAAACTCCCGTTTCTATAATGTTTTACGTTCTAATTATAGAGCGAGAGTGTATAAATATAAAATATCCTTTTTTTATATAGCTATAAATTTCTCAAATGCTTTTATATTTAATAGTTAATTAAGAATTTTTCTTGGAGAAATTTAATCCAATTTTTTGTTAAAGAATCAACTATAATATCTTTTCTCCAAATAATAGTAAGTTCCCATTTCATGGAAGGTTTATTAATATCGATGACTTGTAAATTATTATCTAATAAGTCTAGTATTCCTTCGGGTAATATACATATCCCTAGATTATTTAATAATATTTCTTCTATGAAGCTCCATTGGGTGGTTTCAAAAATTATATTAGGATTAAAGCCATAATTTCTACATGTATTTTTGATTTTATCGTTTAAATAGAAATCAGAATTAAATAAAATAAATTCTTGTTCTTGTAAATCTTCAATATCAATCTTTGTTTTTTTAGATAATTCATGATTTTTATGAACGACCAGTTTTAATTTTTCTTCTAAAAAAGAGAATATATCAAAGTTTTTATTATTTGTAGGAAGTACAGTAATTCCCATGTCCAAATCGCCATAATATACATCGTTTTCAATTTTTTTACTACCATTTTCAAAAAGTTGAAAAGTTATATTAGGATACATTTCATGAAATTCTGAAATTAAGCCAATTAATATCCTTATATTAATAATAGTAGGGATTCCAATTTTCAAATGTCCCTTTTTTAATTCTAATAAATTACTTAACTCATTAGGGATATTATCATACATTTTAAGCATTTCTTTACATTGGAAAAAGAAAGCTTCTCCTGCGTCAGTTAAGTATATTTGGTTTTTATACCTATTAAATAAATTTACATCTAATTCTTCTTCTAATAATTTAATTGTATTACTAATTGTGGGTTGTGTGATAAAAAGATTAGATGCTGCTTTGGTCATACTTTTTTGCTTTACGACTTCTACAAAATACTGCATATGTCTAAGTTCCAATAAATTTCCTTCCTTTTTATTATTTCTTCACGTTACCAGTTTTTTAAACTAATTATTTTTTATTATTCTGTATACCGTTGAACGACTAACATCTGTCTG contains:
- a CDS encoding acyl-CoA thioesterase, whose protein sequence is MENYKVPSDSKIVSTDQVLINDLNNYNTLFGGVLMKKIDNNATLSARRHARVKECVTASTDSVEFLYPITQSDSVCIESYVVYTGEKSMEIFCKVISEDMITAERKIAAVAFLTFVALDEKKKPIKIPKISPQSKEEKLLFMDGEARAKMRKIKRSQTKNIIDSLDINKPWELE
- a CDS encoding LysR family transcriptional regulator, coding for MELRHMQYFVEVVKQKSMTKAASNLFITQPTISNTIKLLEEELDVNLFNRYKNQIYLTDAGEAFFFQCKEMLKMYDNIPNELSNLLELKKGHLKIGIPTIINIRILIGLISEFHEMYPNITFQLFENGSKKIENDVYYGDLDMGITVLPTNNKNFDIFSFLEEKLKLVVHKNHELSKKTKIDIEDLQEQEFILFNSDFYLNDKIKNTCRNYGFNPNIIFETTQWSFIEEILLNNLGICILPEGILDLLDNNLQVIDINKPSMKWELTIIWRKDIIVDSLTKNWIKFLQEKFLINY